The window atgtgtttaaaaattggtaaagaatataaataaatgtttttactattacatatttattaatttgaattttaacattttaaaaatatattagtagtTATCTATTTGCTTACTCTACTTCTCATGTTCAATTCCAAAACAACCAACctcctaatttataaatatactaattaattaatatagcaCATAGGGCATAAATTATTGGATGATATAAAAAGTAACAAGTTTGCTACCAGTTTATTTTGAATACTTAGAatttagagagaaagaaagagaagaagaaattatgcccaaaattttaaatttgatttgaaatgcaactaaaaatgataatatatcaATTATAGTGAAATGGTTACATATTGTTATTCATATCTCTCTTAGGCCGTGttcttttgaattttaaaaaaattcatccaaaatcaatttttcaatcaatcactttttaacaatcacatcactcatttcattaattaaaatactaaaatactatttattttaaattattaatttttattttattcatatatatcaataccctttaagtctttttaccaaaaataaacatcatatcttcaaaatcatcatcaatcattacttttttctctctttagattttttaaaaaaccccaATTCGAACGAGGCCTTAGTTGTTAAGATCATTAGTTTGACTGATCAGGTAATATGTCTAATATGTCtggttaaattaattatatttgcaTGTATAGTTTGATCATAGgcctttttattttaaaaaaaaaagataggaCACTGATTAGAGATTGGAAAAATATATGTTAGGTGCCTCAAAACCATAGGAAAAGTATATGTTGGTGCCTCAAATTCGAagatataaaacaaaatatagcTAAAATTCTTCCAAATAATCCATGTATCACTTGAGTCGTCGTTTCCTACATTTTTGAATGATAACTTCCTTTCTCTGCCTTCAAGAACCCATGAATTGATCAATGTCATGCTTGGCCATGAAATCCTCGGTTTCATTTCAAATGGTTTCGtctgacttttttttaatttatcgaTTGGAATTTCACATGGTATTTGTGTCTCTTTCATATTttactataaacataattaaaaaatatatatatatatttatatttataagagttgtaactttatttatttgtaattatatgattttgaatatctattatataaaaatattattttttataattttttattttttctacaaaATACAATATGGTATAGATGATCCACTGACTTCTCTTCTCTGAAAGGAAAtagttgtaaaaaaaaaaatccacaaaataaataaataaatgataaatacacTATCCGCTATTCATATCATTGTCATCATAGTCATATACTCATATTGCCCTCTTCTAGATTTTTTTTACCGTTCTCATTGATTTGTCGAGTCAGCGagataaaaaatttgtttttgttttttgaaaagaGCTATATTTCATGGCTCTATACAAGCTCCATGGAATGAAAAGGTAAAACCTAAAACCTTCAGGGATTCAATGCTCTTAATCCTCCGGCGGGCCACAGCGAAGAAGGCTTGGCTTCCGATAGTCTCTCCTCATTTTCGTTTCTTCTCCAATCTTGCCCCCATTTCATTCGACTTCCGTGAAAGCATTTCTGTCCAAACCCTAACCAAGTCAGAGCTCGAATCCCTTGTCCATGCTCAATACAACCAAGGCAAGTACCACAACCTCGTCCTTAATGTTGTCGCTTCACCCTCCGTTCTCCTTTCCGCCTGCCATAGACTATGCAGACCTGAATCTACCGACTCACCCACTTCCGACTGGATCTCAACACATTTCTTCTCTCTCTCCGAAATGTCCGCGCAGATCACGGAGAATCGATTCGACATCGAGTCTAGCTGTATTACAATGCATTCCTCGAGCAGGAAAGGTGAGTCTTTAGTGTTGCCCAATTTGAGACTTAAAGTTCTAATTGAAGCTATAAGAATGGTGTTAGAGATTGTTTACGACAATCGTTTTGCAACATTCTCTTACGGAGGACGTGTCGGGATGGGTCGACACACTGCGATTCGGTATCTTAAGAACTCGGTAGAAGATCCTAATTGGTGGTTTAATGTGTCGTTTGATCGACGAACATTTAAGGATAATCATGTTGATAAGTTATGCTCGATTATTCAACAGAGAATCAAAGATGGaatcttgtttgatgttctAAGGAGATTGTTTAAAGCTGAGGTATTGAAAATTGAGTTGGGTGGTTGTTATTTAGGAAGAGGGTTTCCTCAAGAATGTGGGTTGAGTTCGATTTTGATCAATATATACTTTGATTTGTTTGACAAACTAATTCACGAAGTTCGTCTTGACGCTAGTAATAGTAACCCTAAGTTAGATCAGAGTGAAGCTAACGTCTGGTCTGATAATCTCTTCTTCAAGCCATTAAAGATATACGCAGTTAGATATTTGGATGAGATCTTAGTGATCACCTCTGGCACGAAAATGCTAACGATGGATTTGAAGAACATGGTTACTAAATTCCTAGAAATTGATTTGGAATTAAAGGTGGATACAGTCAAAACCGCAATTCACAGTGCAATTACTGAAAAGATTGATTTTATAGGAATGGAATTACAGGCTGTTCCACCCTCTGTTCTTCGTCCGCCCATGTCTGAGAAAGCGATCCGAGCGAGGAAGAAGTACCTCAGACAGAAAGAAGTGAAAGCTTTAGAGTTGAGAAACGCCAGAGAAAGAAACAGGAAGAAACTTGGAATGAAAATATTCAGCCATGTTTTCAagaagctgaagaagagtaGTAATGGCTTTAAGATAGATTTCCCTATCGAGAATGAAGTCAGCGAAATATTCAAGAAATGGGCGGATGAAGTCGTTCGAGATTTCCTAGAAAActtaaaagaagaagatgaagaaaacgAGCGCGAAAACTGGCATAGACAGTTAACAGGGGGTGATTTTCTACATTTGAAACATATAAGGGACAAATTACCAACAGAGCTTGTAGACTCTTACGACAAGTTCCAAACCCAAGTAGACAAATATCTTGACCCGACAAAAGCCATGAAAGTATTGGAGAACGAAAGGAAGAGGGTAGAGGAAGAAGAGGAACAAGTATACGCAAACAGAACAATAGAAGATCTAACAAAGCTATGCATGAAAGTTTCCGCACCAATGGAACTACTAAAGAAATCGGTCAAACTAGTCGGATTCACAAACCACATGGGCCGTCCAAGGCCTATAAGCTCGCTCGTTGTTCTAGAAGACGTCGACATCATAAAATGGTTCGAAGGCATAGGAAGAAGGTGGCTAGATTACTTTCGTTGTTGCCATAACTTTCGAACAGTCAAAACAATAGTCTCCTACCATTTAAGATTCTCTTGCATATTGACTCTCGCTGAAAAGCACGAAGCAACCAAGAACGAAACCATCCGACACTTCACAAAGGACTTGATGATCGACGACGTATTCCACTTTCCTAGCGAGAGGGAAATCAAGATGATGGGTGCTGGGAATCTTTCGGATCCTAAGCCCGTGGATGGAACTATAACATTGAGAGCGGTTAGATTGGCTTACGAGCCTTCTTCGAGTGGGTGTGCTGCACATTTTTGTGAGAGGACGGATATTGGGTTGTATCGATTGTGGTTGTTGCAGAAGGAATTGAATTTGAATCCATGGGATGAGAGTAAATGGGTAAAAGGAATGGGTGTGATTCATGAGAGTTTGAACCAGAAGTGTCTTCCTCTTTGTTGTCAACATAAGAGTTTGTTATATAAGGGTTTATTTACCCTGCAAGATGTAGATTTTACTGCCTTAGTTGTTGTCGAGTAATTAAAAGGTAAAAAATGGTTGGATTGGGTGAAAGTGATACTCATTAAACATCTAAAAGTTATTTACATTAATCTTATTACacaaattttattcatttttttcagtTTGGCTCTAATCTTAGATTTTCGTAATTGCTGACATATCTATAtgaataataacataaaaaaaaaatagtcattcTTTGTTGACGCCTTAACTGTTGATTCTTATTTTGTGTGACAACGTTAATTTTGCCTTTACAATTGTCGgtttattt is drawn from Impatiens glandulifera chromosome 3, dImpGla2.1, whole genome shotgun sequence and contains these coding sequences:
- the LOC124932094 gene encoding nuclear intron maturase 3, mitochondrial; translated protein: MLLILRRATAKKAWLPIVSPHFRFFSNLAPISFDFRESISVQTLTKSELESLVHAQYNQGKYHNLVLNVVASPSVLLSACHRLCRPESTDSPTSDWISTHFFSLSEMSAQITENRFDIESSCITMHSSSRKGESLVLPNLRLKVLIEAIRMVLEIVYDNRFATFSYGGRVGMGRHTAIRYLKNSVEDPNWWFNVSFDRRTFKDNHVDKLCSIIQQRIKDGILFDVLRRLFKAEVLKIELGGCYLGRGFPQECGLSSILINIYFDLFDKLIHEVRLDASNSNPKLDQSEANVWSDNLFFKPLKIYAVRYLDEILVITSGTKMLTMDLKNMVTKFLEIDLELKVDTVKTAIHSAITEKIDFIGMELQAVPPSVLRPPMSEKAIRARKKYLRQKEVKALELRNARERNRKKLGMKIFSHVFKKLKKSSNGFKIDFPIENEVSEIFKKWADEVVRDFLENLKEEDEENERENWHRQLTGGDFLHLKHIRDKLPTELVDSYDKFQTQVDKYLDPTKAMKVLENERKRVEEEEEQVYANRTIEDLTKLCMKVSAPMELLKKSVKLVGFTNHMGRPRPISSLVVLEDVDIIKWFEGIGRRWLDYFRCCHNFRTVKTIVSYHLRFSCILTLAEKHEATKNETIRHFTKDLMIDDVFHFPSEREIKMMGAGNLSDPKPVDGTITLRAVRLAYEPSSSGCAAHFCERTDIGLYRLWLLQKELNLNPWDESKWVKGMGVIHESLNQKCLPLCCQHKSLLYKGLFTLQDVDFTALVVVE